GGAGCCTATAATTTTCTTTTTAAAATGGCTCATGGTTTTCTTTGTTGTTTTAGGAACCATGCCCATTTTCGCCTCTTTTTACCAATTCATCTTAGCGGGCTTTCATCAGTTTAGCGACCACTATAATCGTGTACAGAACTACTTCCCGCGTGTAGCGGTGGTTGTTCCGGCATGGAACGAGGGGGCTGTTATCGGTGCAACGATTGACCGCCTCATGAAAATGGATTACCCTCCCGATCGGCTCAGGGTTTATGTGGTGGATGACGCAAGTACCGACGATACGCCAGGTGTGGTGGTGCAAAAAGCACAAGAATACCCCGGACGTGCCTTCCACATCCGGCGGGAAAGGGGAGGAGAAGGAAAAGCACATACGCTGAATCATGGGATTCACCAATTGTTGGCGTCCTCTACATCGCATCCTGTCGTTTCCACGCAACAAAACACCACCGAGCCAGATTTTACGTCACCGTTAGAGCCGGATACGGAGGTTTTTACTCGCCCTCATTTTGAGCAAATGGGTAGGTATGTCCCACACTGGAAAGACTTGGACGAATTGGCAATCCTCACAGACGACCAATGGGTGGAAGCCCTCATGATTATTGATGCAGATGTCATCTTTGAGCCAGATGCTTTACGAAAAATGGCACGCCACCTCTCGGATCCCGAGATTGGCGCAGTAACGGCCTATATCAAAGAAGGCTCGACGCCGGGCAACTACATGCAGAAATTTATTGGATACGAATATATAACAGCCCAAGCTGCCTCGCGCCGGGCGCAAAATGTTTTGGGAGCGATGTTCTGTTTGGCAGGTGGCGCTCAACTTCACTCACGCGAGAATTTGCAATTAATTGGCGGAAAAATAGACACTAGTTCGCTTGCCGAGGACACCTTCACCACGTTTAAAACCCAAATTGAAGCCGGTAAAAAGGTCGTTTTTGAAGGCAACGCCATTGTTTGGGCGGAGGAACCGGATGATGTAAATGGGCTATGGAAACAACGTTTACGGTGGGCACGCGGGAATGTCCAACTGACCAAGCACTTCAAAGATTTATGGTTTAACAAAAAATACCACCGTAAACTAGGGGGCTTTTCGTTTGGCTTCATCTGGTTCAATATTTTCCTGATGCCTATTCTCATGATTTTGTCCTCGATTGGGCTTGTGTCGCTTTATTTCATGGACTTCCCATTTGCATGGCAGGTATTCCAAGCCTTCTGGTTGTTCCATGCCGTCAATTATTTGTTTGTGACCCTGATGTCCTTTGCAATAGACCCTTATACCGCAAAGCGAACATGGTTAGAAGGTTTTCTCTTTCCCGGCATCATTTCTTTTTTAGTGATTGTGTATTCGTGTTTTCCGGGACAATTTGAGCGAAACACCATTTCGTGGCTCCTTGGGATTGGGCTTTACCCACCAGACTCGGTCATTCAAGGCATGATTCTTTTTGTCTATGCTTGGCAGGCATTGTGTATGGTGGCTGCTTGGGGCGTCCGTGCTATAGACAAAACGCGACTTAGGTGGCTTTCTCCTGTCTTAATGTATCTTGTGGGCTTGGGGCCCATGCTTTGTGCCATCACGTTCCATTCCTACATTCTGGAAGCCAAAGGAGCCGAGATGAAGTGGGATAAAACGGTCAAAACGGGTAAAGTCAAGAAATAGACATCTTAGCAGTCCGTTCGGACAATGCGCGTTTGGGGCTCATTAGGCAAGTTTTGTCGAAGCCTATATACGCCCGATTTTGGGCCTAAAATGCTAAAAAGGATGTCCAAAAAACACGTTTATTGAACAGGTTAACACCCAAAACCCATTAATATGAAACTACTTTGGGGATTGGAGGAGTTTACGCGGAAGATGTACAGCAAGAATGTAGGGTTGCTCTCCGTCTGTCCAATGACCGTAAGTAACAGACAATACGCGCCCATCAGGGAAAACCTCAACACCCGGATAGGTTGAGTCCCACGCATTTTTATTGTCCTTGAGTCTCAAACGGAAATCTCCTTTTCCGCCCGTGGCTAAGTCTTGGTACGTACCTACCCAAGCCACCCAATCGCCTTTGGTGGGGCTACCTTCGCCCATATCACGAAAAGCGATAAACAAACGCCCATCCTTCAAATACTTTGCGGTATGGCGATCTCCCGTGAGGCTTATCGGTAAGGCACGTGGTTTACTCCATGTTTCACCCTCGTCGGACGAGAAAACGATCTGCGAAGGGGCTTTTCGACTATTTTCCCGCAGCAATAAAGCGATTTGTCGGCCATCTGGCGAGCGGACAGCACCGGGTTCACAGAGGTGCAACGCATCATCCGAGACCACTTCGGAGGGTTCAGACCATGTTTCGCCATCATCCTTTGAGAGTGTTTTATAAACGCGGAATCGTCTTTCGCCGCCCCCTTTCTCCCGAATAAATCGTCCATCATCATGAAAAAATGCCATCAATTTCCCATCTTTACGCGCCACCAACGAGGCCATCGCCACAATTCCGCCAAACGAGCCAATGGGTTTAAGTGGCGTCCAATGCTGGCCGTCATCGTCTGATGTGGCGAGCCGGATGGGATAGAGGCCAGAAAACAACAACAGTCGTTTTTCACCTGAACGCTTTGTAATTTGATAGATGGTGGGGGTTTCAAGAGATGTTTCCCAGTTCAAAGGTGTTGAGAGTCGTTCACTCCATGTTTTCCCGCCGTCCTTGCTTCGTTTAAAAAGAATTGCGCCTTTTCCATGACCTTTGGGATAGACCACCAAAACAGTTTTATGATCGTCGAGAAGAACGGTTGTTGGGTGTCCTAAATACTGCCCTGCTTCCCGATCCACAACCACTTGCCGCTCTTTCTCATGATCTAAGTCGAACTGTGGAATGTCTAAAAATACCTGCGCAGATTCATCCGCAAGCCGATTTATGGGTTTACACGAGGCCAAGACACCGACGAATAACAACTGGAGAAGAACGTAAAATTCTTTCATGGGTGTACGATATTTGTGGATGGGAACGTTGTTTATCCAACAGCCGAATGGATTCTGCAATATAGGGCCTTCTGGTTGCGTGATAAAAACGTTTTGATCACGGATTTTAGCCAAAGGACGGCCTTGTGTGCTTTTGTT
This genomic stretch from Rhodothermia bacterium harbors:
- a CDS encoding glycosyltransferase family 2 protein; the protein is MVFFVVLGTMPIFASFYQFILAGFHQFSDHYNRVQNYFPRVAVVVPAWNEGAVIGATIDRLMKMDYPPDRLRVYVVDDASTDDTPGVVVQKAQEYPGRAFHIRRERGGEGKAHTLNHGIHQLLASSTSHPVVSTQQNTTEPDFTSPLEPDTEVFTRPHFEQMGRYVPHWKDLDELAILTDDQWVEALMIIDADVIFEPDALRKMARHLSDPEIGAVTAYIKEGSTPGNYMQKFIGYEYITAQAASRRAQNVLGAMFCLAGGAQLHSRENLQLIGGKIDTSSLAEDTFTTFKTQIEAGKKVVFEGNAIVWAEEPDDVNGLWKQRLRWARGNVQLTKHFKDLWFNKKYHRKLGGFSFGFIWFNIFLMPILMILSSIGLVSLYFMDFPFAWQVFQAFWLFHAVNYLFVTLMSFAIDPYTAKRTWLEGFLFPGIISFLVIVYSCFPGQFERNTISWLLGIGLYPPDSVIQGMILFVYAWQALCMVAAWGVRAIDKTRLRWLSPVLMYLVGLGPMLCAITFHSYILEAKGAEMKWDKTVKTGKVKK
- a CDS encoding exo-alpha-sialidase: MKEFYVLLQLLFVGVLASCKPINRLADESAQVFLDIPQFDLDHEKERQVVVDREAGQYLGHPTTVLLDDHKTVLVVYPKGHGKGAILFKRSKDGGKTWSERLSTPLNWETSLETPTIYQITKRSGEKRLLLFSGLYPIRLATSDDDGQHWTPLKPIGSFGGIVAMASLVARKDGKLMAFFHDDGRFIREKGGGERRFRVYKTLSKDDGETWSEPSEVVSDDALHLCEPGAVRSPDGRQIALLLRENSRKAPSQIVFSSDEGETWSKPRALPISLTGDRHTAKYLKDGRLFIAFRDMGEGSPTKGDWVAWVGTYQDLATGGKGDFRLRLKDNKNAWDSTYPGVEVFPDGRVLSVTYGHWTDGEQPYILAVHLPRKLLQSPK